In Bacteroides coprosuis DSM 18011, the following are encoded in one genomic region:
- a CDS encoding GTP cyclohydrolase 1 (COGs: COG0302 GTP cyclohydrolase I~HAMAP: GTP cyclohydrolase I~InterPro IPR001474:IPR020602~KEGG: bfs:BF3727 GTP cyclohydrolase I~PFAM: GTP cyclohydrolase I/Nitrile oxidoreductase~PRIAM: GTP cyclohydrolase I~SPTR: GTP cyclohydrolase 1;~TIGRFAM: GTP cyclohydrolase I~IMG reference gene:2504105794~PFAM: GTP cyclohydrolase I~TIGRFAM: GTP cyclohydrolase I): MQNKDNFDALQSEIKSLKEHYTEVLSLLGEDPEREGLIKTPERVAKAMLTLTRGYRMDPHEVLMSARFKEDYKQMVIVKDIDFFSLCEHHMLPFYGKAHVAYIPSGYITGLSKIARVVDVFSHRLQVQERMTLQIKECIQEALNPLGVMVVIEAKHMCMQMRGVEKQNSITTTSDFTGAFNQAKTREEFMNLIRQK, encoded by the coding sequence AAAGATAACTTTGATGCACTACAATCAGAGATAAAGAGTTTAAAAGAACACTATACTGAAGTATTAAGCTTATTAGGAGAAGATCCAGAACGTGAAGGATTAATAAAAACTCCTGAGCGAGTAGCAAAAGCCATGCTAACATTAACTCGAGGATACCGAATGGATCCCCATGAAGTCCTAATGAGTGCTCGATTTAAAGAAGATTATAAGCAGATGGTAATTGTAAAAGACATTGATTTCTTTTCTTTGTGTGAGCATCATATGTTACCCTTTTATGGTAAAGCACATGTAGCTTATATTCCGAGTGGATATATTACAGGACTAAGTAAAATAGCACGTGTAGTAGATGTCTTTTCACACCGCTTGCAGGTTCAGGAACGTATGACTCTTCAGATAAAAGAGTGTATTCAAGAGGCCTTAAATCCGTTGGGGGTAATGGTTGTCATCGAGGCTAAGCATATGTGTATGCAAATGAGAGGAGTTGAAAAACAAAATTCAATCACTACAACTTCCGATTTTACTGGGGCCTTTAATCAGGCAAAGACTCGCGAAGAATTCATGAATTTAATTCGACAAAAATAA